In Oncorhynchus masou masou isolate Uvic2021 unplaced genomic scaffold, UVic_Omas_1.1 unplaced_scaffold_3501, whole genome shotgun sequence, the DNA window cccatctcgacccctctaacctctcctctcctcccatctcgacccctctatcctctcctctcctcccatctcgacccctctatcctctcctctcctcccatctcgacccctctattctctcctctcctcccatctcgacccctctatcctctcctctcctcccatctcgaCCCCTCTATCCTTTCCTCCCATCtcgacccctctatcctctcctcccatctcgacccctctatcctctccttcttGTCTTTCCTTTCCTGTGATGTTCTACCCTGTGAGAACAATAATTctcatgtaacctttatttaactaaggcaagggtagcctagtggttagagcgttggactagtaagcggaaggttgcaagttcaaacccccgagctgacaaggttcaaatctgttgttctgcccctgaacaggcagttaacccactgttcccaggccgtcattgaaaatgagaatgtgttcttaactgacttgcctggttaaataaaggttaactaaaagtaaaattaaaattaatgaCAGCTTACACCCAAACCCggcgttgggccaattgtgctttttcctatgggactccaaatcacagccagttgtgatacagcctggaattgaaccagggtgtctgtagtgatgcctcaagcactgatatgcagtgctTTAGatcgctgtgccacttgggagccctagTGGACGGTACTGGAATGTTTTTTGGTAATTGCACCAAGACCTACAACATCTGACAAGTTCATGATTATGATCCACCTTTAGATTCTGAGTAGACAGGTGGCCAAATATCCTTTATCCTGAAAAACAACCTGGTTATTCTCTGTGCCTCTCAGTGCCAGAGATGATTTATCCGGAATACAACCTGGTTATTCTCTGTGCCTCTCAGTGCCTGGCTAAATAACAACCTGGTTATTCTCTGTGCCTCTCAGTGCCTGGCTAAATAACAACCTGGTTATTCTCTGTGCCTCTCAGTGCCTGGCTATATAACAACCTGGTTATTCTCTGTGCCTCTCAGTGCCTGGCTATATAACAACCTGGTTATTCTCTGTGTGTCTCGGTGCCTGGCTATATAACAACCTGGTTATTCTCTGTGCCTCTCAGTGCCTGGCTATAAAACAACCTGGTTATTCTCTGTGCCTCTCAGTGCCAGAGATGATTTATCCGGAATACAACCTGGTTATTCTCTGTGCCTCTCAGTGCCAGAGATGATTTATCCGGAATACAACCTGGTTATTCTCTGTGCCTCTCAGTGCCAGAGATGATTTATCCGGAATACAACCTGGTTATTCTCTGTGCCTCTCAGTGCCAGAGATGATTTATCCGGAATACAACCTGGTTATTCTCTGTGCCTCTCAGTGCCAGAGATGATTTATCCGGAATACAACCTGGTTATTCTCTGTGCCTCTCAGTGCCTGGCTAAATAACAACCTGGTTATTCTCTGTGCCTCTCAGTGGCTGGCTAAATAACAACCTGGTTATTCTTTGTGTGTCTCGGTGCCAGGGATTATTTATCCTGAAAACAACCTGGTTATTCTCTTTGCGTCTTGATGCCAGAGATTATTTATCCTGAAAAACAACCTGTTTTTTTCTCTGTACTTCTCGGTGCCAGAGATGATTTATACTGAAAAACAACCTGGTTTTTCTCTGTACTTCTCGGTGCCTGGCTGAGAAAATGAATTCCAGGCATCTCAAGAGCCAGTTAGAATATCACACCGGTGACCTGACTAAGAGGAAACAGATTTCTCAGAGAGAGATATTATTGTGATCTCTTAATGCACATGGATTAAAGCGTTTCGCTCGGACAGAGGGCTTTTACGAAGGTTCGCCAATGAATGTGTCTGACTGTGGAGAGTGGGTGCGTTCATGCATGTCTTTTCACGTCTCTTCCATGGAAAATAGCTATCATCAGTGGAGTGCGTTTTTTACATTCAGCAGGTTTTACTCATGATAACGTAATCTGTTTTACCATGGCATGATATAAGTGTGTGGATtatacagagcacacacacacacaccacacacacacacacacacacacatacgctcattcatacacacacacacggaggagACCAAAGAAACATTTTAGCTGAATTAACAGGTGTCAAAATTACTTAAATGGTCCATTTTCCCGTTTTACCCTTCTGAGATAACTGTGCTGTTTCATGGCTCCTCCGTTCAGATAACTGTAGTGTTTCATGGCTCCTCCTCTCAGATAACTGTGGTGTTTCCTGGCTCCTCCTCTCAGATAACTGTGGTGTTTCATGGCTCCTCCTCTCAGATAACTGTGGTGTTTCCTGGCTCCACCTCTCAGATAACTGTGGTCTATCCTGGCTCCTCCTCTCAGATAACTGTGGTGTATCATGGCTCTAATTTAACTTTTATTAGGAAggaaaatcagttaagaacaaattattatgtaCAATCTATCAATGTTACATAAAGTGGCCTCCTAATCTCCTCTCAGTGGGGAAACTGAAGCTGTCAAAGAAACAGATGGGAAGGTCATGTGTTCAAGATTGAGAAACAACATGTTCCATTGATCTCTATCGAGTGACTTAATTATTTCCCCAATAGTAGCTCCTCGGCTGCCCAGCCAGCTGGCGGTCAGTTGAACTCACGTCTCCTCCTGATTTAATTGATAATCATGAGCCGTGTTGACGGCGCCCTCGTCAAGCTGTCTGAGTCACACAAAACCTTTTTGACTTTCACCCCATCACACGGTCACTCTCAAGACCTGTGCAAACCCTGTCTTTATCCCCCTACCCCTCCCGCCCCCTTGTTTTTGTCTCTGCTTTTCGCTCCTGAAGTTCTGATTTCCAGTTAAATTAAAATTATGCAAATAGAGTGTAAATGAGAGATGAGGGTCTGACACCGCCATGAGTATCTAACAGGCTGTCTGAAATGGTTGCCTCCTAATAGCTGATTGGCTGAGTGGGGACTTAGTCACATTTCTGCCAAAACCAAGTGCTTTGATTTCAAGGCTTAGTTCCATCAGTTGGGAGTGTTAATCTTGGATGATTAGGCTTTTGGGGTTTATTTATGTATTCATTATTTTAGAAATAAATTACATTTCTTATGACGATCAGAGAAACACAAGGCGAAAACATAAAAAGGTGCAACAATTTTACCTTTGAGGAACAAAACCGAATTTCAGTTTTTGTAAATATCCTCATCCATTTTTTCTTCTTCAGATATCGCTGTTAGATCTCAATAGGTGAAAAATAAACAAGATTCTCACATATGTCGTGACTAACTAACCTCATGTAACTTTCCTCTCTAGATGATGTGGCTGATATTTCTTCTGGTAGAAAACCTTCGGGAAATGATGTCACGCCCTatcttagttatctttgttttctttattattttggttaggtcagggtgtgacgtgAGGGGGATTATGTTTAGCCTGGTCTaggttttttgtatgtttatggtgctgtgtcctttctaggtagtttgtatgtctatggttgcctagattggtcctcaaatagaggcagctgtctatcgttgtctctgattgggaaccatatttaggcagccatattctgtgggtacttttgggtggttgtcttctgtctttgtgtcattgcaccagataggactggtgcGGTtttcacgtttgttattttgtagtgttctcgtgTATGGGTCttgattaaacatgttgaacgccaaccacgctgcattttggtcctctccttcaacggaagaaaaccgttacatggtGAAATCAAACAGAACCCCCCCATTGTCTCACACAGATGttcttctcctatctctcctgATTTTACCATTCTCCCCACCAGGTCCAAATCCTTATTGAATAGTCTTCCATCTCGCTTGTCTCCTATGTAATAATCCTGCATCTCACAGGGTTAGTGGAGGTAGGGTGGTTGGTGGAAGGTGGTCCTGCTGATCCTCTCTCCAGGAGAGGAGTAGTGTTGATCTGTATAATAGTTGTGCTGCTTTATAAACGTGATGGATGCTAatactgactgaatgactgacacGAGGACGCCACCGCCAGATACCTTACCTACTTGAATACACTACGTCACATAAACACAGAGCATGCGCGCTGTCGAAGGGTTTATTGATTGCCTAATAATTCCACAGTCAACGTAGCGTGTTTACGGATAACTTTTACGTGTGAGTAAAGTACCCGTACATGCCTCCCATTTGACTTTTGTGCTTTCACTTGAGAAAATGACAGGTAGAAATGGAGCTGTTAGTGTCTCTTGCTACTGAAATGGAATGGAATAATTAGCAAACACACTGCGGCGTGAGAgataaacaacaaaaaaagagcTTGCAGCTGTTGCCATGGTAATTGCTTTCAGggtaaggtagcctagtggttagagcgttggactagtaaccggaagttgcggttcaaacccccgagctgacaaggtacaaatctgttgttctgcccctgaacaggcagttaacccactgttcccaggccgccattgaaaaataagaatttgttctggaactgacttgcctggttaaataaaggtaaaaacaaactgtttttttgttgttgacaaacCTATCTGTGCTTTTGCCTGAAAAAACCTGTTATTTGGCCCTAGGCTCCAGAGTTCAGTGAGATAAAGAGGTAGTGAGTTGTGAGAGAGGGTGGGAAGAAAATAAGAGAACACCAGGCAGAAGAACAGAAAGTGCAGGGCATTTTCTATCCTGGGGAAGACTGCCTCTTGGGACGTTGGGGAAGACTGCCTCTTGGGACGTTGGGGAAGACTGCCTCTGGGGGACGCTGGGGAAGACTGCCTCTCTGGGACGCCGGGGACGAAGACTGCCTGTTGGGACGCCGGGGAAGAATGCCTTCATCGGGAAGACGCCGGGGAAGGCTGCCTCTTGGGACATCGGGGAAGGCTGCCTCTTGGGATGTCGGGGAAGACTGCCTGTTGGGAGGTTGGGGCCGGGGGAAGGCTGCCTCTGGGGACGTTGGGAGGAAGACTGCCTCTTTGGGGACGAAGACTGCCCCTTGGGATGTCGGGGAAGACTGCCTCTTGGGACATCGGGGAAGACTGCCTCTTGGGACATCGGGGAAGACTGCCTCTTGGGACGGGGAAGGCTATCGGGGAAGACTGCCTCTGGGACGTCGGGGAAGACTGCCTCTTGGGACATTGGGAAGACTGTCTTGGGGAAGATTGGGGAAGACTGCCTGGGGACGCCGGGGGAAGGCGCCGGGGAAGGCTGCCTCTGGGATGTCGGGGAAGACTGCCTGTTGGGACGTCGGGGAAGGCTGCCTCTGGGACGCGGGGAAGGCTGCCTCTGGGACGCGGGGAAGGCTGCCTCTTGGGATGTCGGGGAAGACTGCCTCTTGGGACGTCGGGGAAGACTGCCTCTTGGGACGTCGGGAAGGCTGCCTCTTGGGACGGAGGAAGACTGCCTGGGACGTTGGGGAAGGCTGCCTCTGGGAACGCCTGGGACATCGGGGAAGATGCCTCTGGGACATCGGGAAGACGCCTCGGGGAAGACTGCCTCTTGGGACGCCGGGGAAGACTGCCTGGGGACAAGATTGCCTCTTGGGAAGGCTGCCTCTTGGGACGCCGGGGAAGGCCTCTTGGGACGAAGGCTGCCTCTGGGACGAAGGCTGCCTCTGGGATGTCGGGGAAGACTGCCTGTTGGGACGCCGGGGAAGACTGCTGGGACGTCGGGGAAGGCTGCCTCTTGGGACGCCGGGGGAAGGCTACCTCTGGAACGTTGGGAAGATTGCCTCTGGGACGCCGGGGAAGGCTGCCTCTGGGACATTGGGGAAGACTGCCTCTGGGACGCCGGGGAAGGCTGCCTCTTGGGATGTCGGGAAGA includes these proteins:
- the LOC135534507 gene encoding proteoglycan 4-like, encoding MTLTQTAANHQWPPLKRQSSPMSQGQPSPASQEAAFPGVPTEQRHPKRQPSPASQEAAFPDVPRGSLPRRPKRQPSPASQEAAFPNRSLPDIPRGSLPRRPRGSLPQCPRGSLPRRPRGNLPNVPEVAFPRRPKRQPSPTSQQSSPASQQAVFPDIPEAAFVPEAAFVPRGLPRRPKRQPSQEAILSPGSLPRRPKRQSSPRRLPDVPEASSPMSQAFPEAAFPNVPGSLPPSQEAAFPTSQEAVFPDVPRGSLPRHPKRQPSPRPRGSLPRVPEAAFPDVPTGSLPRHPRGSLPRRLPPASPGSLPQSSPRQSSQCPKRQSSPTSQRQSSPIAFPVPRGSLPRCPKRQSSPMSQEAVFPDIPRGSLRPQRGSLPPNVPRGSLPPAPTSQQAVFPDIPRGSLPRCPKRQPSPASSR